A genome region from Fibrobacterota bacterium includes the following:
- a CDS encoding molybdopterin molybdotransferase MoeA, translated as MPSEMISPAEADALLAALPRTPEVTLPLARCQGRILRAEIVSDRPQPPFDRVAMDGIAFAFSDWERGVRRFALRGAQKAGEKPKRLEAEGGCLKAMTGAVMPAGADCIAPVEEVRFEDGYAVIGDGFQAQAGRFIHRAGSDCAAGEALVPAGIVLEAPQLGTAAACGRTSLRVAETPGVAVIATGDELVDPGRVPAPHQIRRSNPHAVEAALRKHRIERVALLHCRDDASRLKAAVEGVLGKCQVLILTGGVSMGDTDHVPAVMQEMGVRPVFHKIRQKPGKPFWFGLAAGDRPVFGLPGNPASVLVCLHRYVIPALMRAMGAAEQAFAPVPCVAAEALPAPGRLTQFRPATFAFGEDGRMRASWVANQGSGDFTGWGRSQGFVEIPSAEAKLPAGTPLKAWLW; from the coding sequence ATGCCATCCGAAATGATTTCCCCCGCCGAAGCCGACGCCCTCCTGGCCGCCCTACCCCGTACCCCGGAGGTTACCCTCCCCCTGGCGCGCTGCCAAGGCCGGATCCTGCGCGCGGAGATCGTTTCCGATCGCCCGCAGCCCCCGTTCGACCGCGTGGCCATGGACGGGATCGCCTTCGCCTTTTCCGATTGGGAAAGGGGCGTGCGGAGGTTCGCCTTGCGGGGCGCGCAGAAGGCGGGCGAAAAACCCAAGCGCCTGGAAGCGGAGGGCGGCTGCCTGAAGGCGATGACGGGGGCGGTAATGCCCGCTGGCGCCGATTGCATCGCGCCCGTGGAAGAGGTCCGCTTCGAGGACGGCTACGCCGTGATCGGAGACGGGTTCCAGGCGCAAGCCGGCCGTTTCATCCACCGGGCCGGATCCGATTGCGCGGCCGGCGAGGCGCTGGTGCCCGCGGGTATCGTGCTGGAAGCCCCCCAACTGGGGACGGCGGCGGCTTGCGGGAGGACTTCCTTGCGCGTCGCGGAAACCCCCGGCGTGGCGGTGATCGCCACCGGCGATGAATTGGTCGATCCCGGGCGCGTGCCCGCGCCGCATCAGATCAGGCGATCCAATCCCCATGCGGTCGAGGCGGCGCTCCGTAAGCACCGCATCGAGCGCGTGGCCTTATTGCATTGCCGCGACGACGCTTCCCGGCTCAAGGCGGCCGTGGAGGGCGTGCTCGGCAAATGCCAGGTCCTGATCCTCACCGGCGGGGTTTCCATGGGGGATACCGATCATGTTCCGGCGGTGATGCAGGAGATGGGCGTACGGCCGGTGTTCCACAAGATCCGGCAGAAGCCGGGGAAGCCCTTCTGGTTCGGGCTCGCGGCGGGCGATCGTCCCGTGTTCGGGCTGCCGGGCAATCCCGCTTCGGTGCTGGTGTGCCTGCACCGCTACGTGATTCCCGCCCTGATGCGGGCCATGGGCGCGGCTGAACAGGCGTTCGCGCCCGTCCCCTGCGTGGCCGCGGAGGCGCTGCCGGCGCCCGGGCGGCTAACCCAGTTCCGACCCGCCACCTTCGCTTTCGGCGAGGACGGGCGCATGCGGGCGTCGTGGGTGGCGAACCAGGGCTCGGGGGATTTCACCGGTTGGGGCCGGTCCCAGGGTTTCGTGGAGATCCCATCGGCCGAAGCGAAGTTACCGGCGGGGACCCCGCTCAAGGCGTGGCTGTGGTGA
- a CDS encoding ABC transporter permease: MMLSQTWLIFRQQLRLSLREPVWYIIGLIQPLIYLSLFAPLLRPLAGGPGFPPGSALQVFVPGLVVQMGMFGTLFVGFALMADMRAGVIERLRVTPASRLALLLGRVGKDVLMLTLQSALLLAVATAMGLRASPLAWVLLLALVALLGVSLASLSYAAALTLKSEDALAQMLNTVSVPAMLLSGILLPMTLAPKWLQGLAKANPFSYVVDAARAAMGNMVIASTLWMGIGVALGLAVVGLWAGKRTFERESA, encoded by the coding sequence ATGATGCTTTCGCAAACTTGGCTCATCTTCCGGCAGCAATTGCGGCTTTCCCTGCGCGAGCCCGTATGGTACATCATCGGCCTGATCCAACCTTTGATCTACCTGAGCCTGTTCGCTCCCTTGCTGAGGCCCTTGGCGGGCGGGCCCGGTTTCCCGCCGGGGTCGGCCCTGCAGGTTTTCGTACCAGGATTAGTGGTTCAAATGGGCATGTTCGGAACCCTCTTCGTGGGCTTCGCGCTCATGGCCGACATGCGGGCCGGGGTCATCGAACGGCTTCGGGTCACTCCGGCGAGCCGCCTGGCGCTTCTGCTCGGCCGCGTGGGCAAGGACGTGCTCATGCTTACCTTGCAGTCGGCTCTGCTCCTTGCGGTGGCCACCGCCATGGGCCTGCGCGCTTCGCCCTTGGCCTGGGTCTTGTTGTTGGCCTTGGTCGCCCTGCTCGGGGTCTCCCTGGCTTCGCTGTCCTACGCCGCCGCCCTCACCTTGAAGAGCGAGGATGCGCTGGCGCAGATGCTCAATACCGTAAGCGTGCCGGCCATGCTGCTCTCCGGCATCCTTCTGCCGATGACCCTGGCGCCGAAATGGCTGCAAGGCCTTGCCAAAGCGAACCCCTTCAGCTACGTCGTCGACGCCGCGCGCGCGGCCATGGGGAACATGGTCATCGCCTCCACCTTGTGGATGGGAATCGGCGTGGCGCTGGGGTTGGCCGTGGTCGGGCTCTGGGCGGGTAAAAGGACGTTCGAACGAGAGTCGGCGTGA
- a CDS encoding DedA family protein, whose protein sequence is MREWLIGNGVWGVAILMFVQNILPVLPSEIIMPLAGFLASRGHLDINFVVLAGLLGSVLGHLPWYFVGAALGEDRLERLLARHGRAFFIRPSHIHKAGDWFDRNSIKAVLLGRLVPGVRTCVNIPAGASHMAFLSFLAFTLLGDGIWTAVLGYGGFLLGRDYALMGKYLHMVIWPVVFLACAYAVWQGSRKHTRHRRPSREESGSGSVRGSVRGSA, encoded by the coding sequence ATGCGCGAGTGGCTGATCGGGAACGGGGTTTGGGGCGTGGCCATCTTGATGTTCGTGCAGAACATCCTGCCGGTGCTGCCCTCGGAGATCATCATGCCCCTAGCCGGATTCTTGGCTTCCCGGGGCCATCTCGACATCAATTTCGTGGTCCTGGCCGGCCTGCTGGGCTCGGTGCTCGGGCACCTGCCCTGGTACTTCGTAGGCGCCGCCTTGGGCGAAGATCGTTTAGAGAGATTGCTCGCCCGGCATGGCCGCGCCTTCTTCATCCGCCCTTCGCACATCCACAAAGCCGGCGATTGGTTCGATCGCAATAGCATAAAAGCCGTGCTGCTGGGCCGCCTGGTGCCCGGCGTGCGTACCTGCGTGAACATCCCTGCGGGCGCCTCGCATATGGCTTTCCTTTCCTTCCTGGCCTTCACCCTGCTGGGCGACGGCATTTGGACGGCGGTGCTCGGCTACGGAGGCTTTCTGCTGGGCCGCGATTACGCGCTGATGGGGAAATACCTGCATATGGTCATATGGCCCGTGGTATTCCTGGCCTGCGCCTACGCGGTGTGGCAGGGATCGCGCAAGCATACCCGCCATCGGCGCCCCTCCCGGGAAGAGTCTGGGAGCGGTTCCGTCCGAGGGTCCGTCCGAGGGTCCGCCTGA
- a CDS encoding alginate lyase family protein: MLACLFAAATAPGAASPFAPALLNSIAELDTIKARIASGAEPWKSAYQKALSSKLAAASYVATARDTVACGSFSNPDYGCSDESNDSKAAYTQALLWRFTGDTAYAARASAILDAWSAVLKAHTLSNAPLQAGWTASVFVRAAVILRATYPAWGAGAQARFAAMLDSAFLPLIRKGNPTTNGNWELTYIEAMMAIGVFNADTAAFNKGVFLWRKRVPAYFYLKADGPLPAKPYGVPASYSDSQLIVHWYNPQVWPDGLCQETCRDFGHTQMGLAAMIDAAEIALHQGLDLYSEFADRIIAAMEFHAGLLLGGTPPPGLCGDSLTLSMGATWEIAYNHFHNRMGRALPLTDRLIREKIRPSGTGTHMAWESLTHAELGALRPDAVRPRAHRAPARGALLILLGTNLAWTRELKIYGLNGKRMPSAGSLSGAEPAASAEPFGGEGSRAITTATP, encoded by the coding sequence TTGCTAGCCTGCCTCTTCGCCGCCGCCACGGCGCCCGGAGCCGCCTCTCCCTTCGCCCCAGCCCTGCTCAACAGCATCGCCGAACTGGATACCATCAAGGCCCGCATCGCCTCCGGCGCGGAACCGTGGAAGAGCGCTTACCAGAAGGCGCTCTCCAGCAAACTGGCCGCGGCCAGCTACGTCGCAACGGCGCGGGACACGGTGGCCTGCGGTTCCTTCAGCAATCCCGATTACGGATGCAGCGATGAAAGCAACGATTCCAAGGCCGCCTACACCCAGGCGCTGCTGTGGCGGTTCACCGGCGACACCGCCTATGCGGCCCGGGCGTCGGCCATCCTGGACGCCTGGTCGGCCGTGCTCAAGGCCCATACCCTTTCGAACGCGCCCCTGCAGGCCGGATGGACCGCCTCCGTGTTCGTCCGCGCGGCGGTGATCCTGCGCGCGACCTATCCCGCTTGGGGCGCCGGGGCGCAAGCGCGCTTCGCCGCCATGCTGGACAGCGCCTTCCTGCCTTTGATCCGCAAGGGCAATCCCACCACCAACGGCAATTGGGAGCTGACCTACATCGAGGCCATGATGGCCATCGGCGTTTTCAACGCCGACACCGCCGCTTTCAACAAAGGCGTTTTCCTCTGGCGCAAACGCGTGCCCGCTTATTTCTACCTCAAGGCGGACGGGCCCTTGCCGGCCAAGCCATACGGCGTTCCCGCCAGCTACAGCGATTCGCAATTGATCGTCCACTGGTACAATCCCCAAGTATGGCCCGACGGGCTCTGCCAGGAAACCTGCCGCGATTTCGGGCATACCCAGATGGGCCTGGCCGCGATGATCGACGCCGCGGAAATCGCCCTCCACCAAGGCCTCGATCTCTATTCGGAATTCGCCGATCGCATCATCGCGGCCATGGAGTTCCATGCCGGCCTGCTCCTGGGCGGAACGCCGCCGCCCGGCTTGTGCGGCGACTCCTTGACCCTGTCGATGGGGGCGACCTGGGAGATCGCCTATAACCATTTCCACAATCGCATGGGCCGGGCGCTGCCTTTGACCGACCGCTTGATCCGCGAGAAGATCCGGCCCAGCGGGACGGGCACGCATATGGCCTGGGAAAGCCTGACCCATGCGGAGCTGGGCGCCTTGCGGCCCGATGCCGTGCGGCCTAGGGCCCATCGGGCCCCCGCGCGCGGAGCCTTGTTGATCCTTCTCGGGACGAACCTGGCTTGGACGCGCGAGTTAAAGATTTACGGGTTGAACGGGAAGCGGATGCCGAGCGCCGGATCGCTCTCTGGCGCAGAGCCCGCTGCCAGCGCGGAACCCTTCGGCGGCGAAGGATCGCGGGCCATCACCACAGCCACGCCTTGA
- a CDS encoding class I SAM-dependent RNA methyltransferase, translating to MTSADPLSVLEESAAPSEGGKGVARHPFFISCPRNLESLLAEELRELGISGAKAVYLGVEAQLSREEVYRVVYCSRLGSRVLRPMATFPCRNPDELYEHAVQFNWSKILRTGQTLKVSASVSDSAITHSQYAALKLKDAVVDSLREHTGARPSIDRETPDVRLDLFLRHDQATISLYYSDGIMHRRGYRIQAVDAPLKENLAAAVLRFAKWKGEKPLVDLFCGSGTFLIEGAMIATHTPAGFFRESQGFEPLPDFSASLWQKVKAEADKGVLPLPKGLVTGIDISARAMAATRANLARTPWIDAIKLVQKDFTKLEGPYPDRVIVANPPYGVRLEDTQEGLQEFYKALGQFLKVKCAGSKAYVLIPEGELHKEIWFKPERRLDIDNGALSVAIVEYAILPPRPPETPKPARILKDEAAKAVQPAHLGEAAPPLGGAVAETGSGSQAVDKAASDAAADAGNVPAEKLVPKAGKPSASKARKPKSP from the coding sequence GTGACTTCAGCAGATCCCCTTTCGGTATTGGAAGAATCCGCGGCCCCCTCCGAAGGCGGGAAGGGCGTGGCGCGGCATCCTTTTTTCATCAGCTGTCCGCGCAATCTGGAATCCCTGCTGGCCGAAGAGTTGCGCGAGCTCGGCATCTCCGGCGCCAAGGCCGTCTACCTCGGGGTCGAAGCCCAGCTTTCCCGGGAAGAGGTTTACCGGGTCGTTTATTGCTCGCGCTTGGGCTCGCGCGTCCTGCGGCCCATGGCCACCTTCCCGTGCCGCAATCCCGACGAGCTCTATGAGCACGCGGTCCAGTTCAACTGGTCCAAGATCTTGCGCACGGGCCAGACCCTGAAGGTCTCCGCTTCGGTTTCCGATTCGGCCATCACGCATAGCCAGTACGCCGCCCTGAAACTCAAGGACGCGGTGGTGGACAGCCTGCGGGAACATACCGGCGCGCGGCCTTCCATCGATCGGGAAACCCCGGACGTACGCCTGGATCTGTTCCTGCGGCATGACCAGGCCACCATCAGCCTCTACTATTCCGACGGCATCATGCATCGGCGCGGCTACCGGATCCAAGCGGTGGACGCCCCGCTCAAGGAGAACCTGGCCGCCGCCGTTCTCCGCTTCGCGAAGTGGAAAGGCGAGAAGCCGCTGGTCGATTTGTTCTGCGGCAGCGGGACCTTCCTCATCGAAGGCGCCATGATCGCCACGCATACTCCGGCCGGCTTCTTCCGCGAATCGCAGGGTTTCGAACCCCTGCCGGACTTCTCCGCCAGCCTGTGGCAGAAGGTGAAGGCCGAGGCCGACAAAGGCGTCCTGCCGTTGCCCAAGGGCCTCGTCACCGGCATCGACATTTCCGCGCGCGCCATGGCCGCCACGCGCGCCAATCTCGCCCGTACGCCCTGGATCGATGCCATCAAGCTGGTGCAGAAGGATTTCACCAAGCTGGAAGGCCCCTATCCCGATCGCGTCATCGTCGCCAATCCGCCCTACGGCGTGCGCCTGGAAGATACCCAGGAAGGCTTGCAGGAATTCTATAAAGCCCTGGGGCAGTTCCTGAAGGTGAAGTGCGCCGGGTCCAAGGCCTACGTACTCATTCCCGAAGGCGAATTGCACAAGGAAATCTGGTTCAAGCCCGAGCGGCGCCTGGACATCGACAATGGCGCGCTTTCGGTGGCCATCGTCGAATACGCCATCCTTCCCCCCCGGCCGCCGGAGACGCCAAAGCCCGCCCGTATCCTCAAGGACGAGGCGGCCAAGGCTGTCCAGCCGGCGCATTTGGGCGAGGCCGCCCCCCCGCTTGGCGGGGCCGTGGCGGAAACGGGGTCCGGGTCCCAAGCGGTGGATAAAGCGGCGTCGGATGCCGCAGCCGATGCCGGCAACGTCCCCGCCGAGAAGCTGGTTCCCAAAGCCGGCAAACCCTCCGCCTCCAAGGCCCGTAAACCTAAGAGCCCCTGA
- a CDS encoding TIGR01777 family oxidoreductase produces MIVLLTGATGFIGRAVAGRLAGQGHTLRALTRNPQVNQEPRPQASRPLAPLSRAPSSQPPFPPGCRLFPWREGDPVPSEALEGADAVVHLAGESLAAGRWTAARKERIRSSRVDGTRALVDAIGRMAVKPKVFAAASAVGYYGDSGNGHVDENSPAGEGFLAGICRAWEAEAFRAEALGVRTVALRLGIVLGKGGVLAKLAPLYRLGAGATLGNGRQWWSWIHLEDAAGLFAHALASENLRGPLNAVAGSVPQREFARALGRAVHRPVLFRAPAFALRLALGELAASLLEGQRATAEKALRSGYLFRYPGLGQALSAAIAPEGGPGS; encoded by the coding sequence ATGATCGTTCTGCTGACCGGCGCGACGGGCTTCATCGGAAGAGCCGTGGCGGGCCGGTTGGCCGGGCAGGGCCATACCCTGCGCGCCCTCACCCGTAACCCGCAAGTTAACCAAGAGCCCCGGCCCCAGGCGTCGCGGCCCCTGGCGCCCCTGTCCCGAGCCCCCTCCTCCCAGCCGCCATTCCCGCCCGGTTGCCGGCTTTTCCCCTGGCGCGAGGGCGATCCCGTTCCGTCGGAAGCCTTGGAGGGAGCGGATGCGGTGGTCCACTTGGCGGGGGAAAGCCTCGCGGCGGGAAGATGGACGGCGGCCCGGAAGGAGCGCATCCGTTCCTCGCGGGTCGACGGTACGCGCGCCTTGGTGGATGCGATCGGGCGCATGGCGGTCAAGCCCAAGGTCTTCGCGGCGGCCTCGGCGGTCGGCTATTATGGGGACTCCGGAAACGGCCACGTCGACGAGAATTCGCCCGCGGGCGAAGGCTTCTTGGCCGGGATCTGCCGGGCTTGGGAGGCGGAGGCCTTCCGGGCCGAGGCCTTGGGGGTGCGTACGGTGGCGCTCCGCTTGGGGATCGTGCTCGGGAAGGGCGGGGTCTTGGCCAAGTTGGCCCCATTGTACCGGCTGGGCGCGGGCGCTACGCTGGGTAACGGCCGCCAATGGTGGAGTTGGATCCATCTGGAAGATGCCGCCGGCCTTTTCGCCCACGCCCTCGCATCCGAAAATCTGCGCGGGCCCTTGAATGCGGTCGCCGGGTCCGTCCCCCAACGCGAGTTCGCCCGGGCTTTGGGCCGGGCCGTGCATCGTCCGGTCCTGTTCCGGGCCCCCGCCTTCGCGTTGCGCTTGGCCCTGGGCGAATTGGCCGCTTCCCTATTGGAAGGCCAGCGGGCGACGGCGGAGAAGGCGCTCCGGTCGGGGTATCTTTTCCGTTACCCCGGGCTGGGCCAAGCGCTGAGCGCGGCGATCGCGCCCGAAGGCGGGCCTGGATCCTAA
- a CDS encoding RNA-binding protein: MNIYVSNIPYQTTEEELRDAFASFGNVSSARIIKDKLTGKSRGFGFVEMGNDDEARAALEGMNGAELTGRKINAREARPREESPGGFRGGPRPNTQSTNRGTY, from the coding sequence ATGAATATCTACGTCAGCAACATCCCTTATCAGACTACCGAAGAAGAGCTTCGCGATGCTTTCGCCTCCTTCGGCAACGTGAGCTCGGCCCGTATCATCAAGGACAAGTTGACGGGCAAGTCCAGGGGTTTCGGGTTCGTGGAGATGGGCAACGACGACGAAGCCCGCGCCGCGCTCGAAGGGATGAACGGCGCCGAGCTTACCGGCCGGAAGATCAACGCCCGCGAGGCCCGGCCCCGCGAAGAGAGCCCCGGCGGCTTCCGCGGCGGACCCCGCCCGAACACGCAAAGCACCAACCGCGGCACTTACTGA
- a CDS encoding sugar transferase, translating into MTKRLIDIAIGSAGSFAFLVSYPVLALLIKLESPGPTLYSQERVGINKRSRRPDGSEEGGGHASRKSDVGGRPFKVYKFRSMRADAEKNGPQFAQGGVDPRVTKVGWWLRALHLDELPQFWSVLIGDMSFIGPRPERAHFTVEFGRTIPHYLSRTLWVKPGLTGLAQINLGPDDGHESVVRKTYFDYSYRASFAHFSTWWRMEWWVLINTLGYLLIKPRKEGDTRELDALKRVKFLNLLAHSPLKHGSHKVTAWVKMDHDDRSVVLEGKAPEDIMARLSRLSARGLKTMDVSYTPRREFDLEDMGFLVELAQRVNQAGGRLSVREPSARVRRMLREIHMDKVVNVERAARVRNFMTVDVECWFHAYNLKEKITPAMWHLQETRIVDNMERILRLFRSHEAKATFFVLGWVADRFPDVVRMIASEGHEIGTHGYYHNLITDMTPARYEEDLLKSLEAISKHAKGPILGHRASNFTIVPSTFWALEIMAKHGIEYDSSIFPIKRDRYGIPDYPNRMPHTLHLHSGRTLSEFPMSTLGVGNKFLPMSGGGYLRLFPHAVTESFIDGCNRKGQPAMVYFHPWELDQDQRRVSVGLVKTFQHYVNLHSLEWKLNRLLQKFAFGSISEVMDTRRVRLMLGRDPVYVPSNMGPEWGEQESLERDNAARAAIREQELREAREDREARDARDRRDAQGSIRITPA; encoded by the coding sequence GTGACTAAGCGGCTGATCGATATTGCCATCGGCTCGGCCGGATCCTTCGCCTTTCTGGTTTCCTATCCCGTCCTGGCCCTCCTGATCAAGCTGGAAAGCCCCGGCCCTACCCTTTATAGCCAGGAAAGGGTTGGCATCAACAAACGTTCGCGACGCCCGGATGGGTCGGAGGAAGGCGGCGGCCACGCCTCCCGCAAGTCCGACGTGGGAGGACGTCCGTTCAAAGTCTATAAGTTCCGCAGCATGCGCGCCGACGCGGAAAAGAACGGGCCCCAGTTCGCGCAAGGAGGGGTGGATCCGCGGGTGACCAAGGTGGGCTGGTGGCTGCGGGCCCTGCACCTGGACGAACTGCCGCAATTCTGGAGCGTCCTCATCGGCGACATGAGCTTCATCGGGCCGCGCCCGGAACGCGCCCATTTCACCGTCGAGTTCGGACGCACCATCCCCCATTACCTGAGCCGCACCTTGTGGGTCAAACCCGGCCTCACCGGCCTGGCCCAGATCAACCTCGGCCCCGACGATGGCCATGAGAGCGTGGTCCGCAAGACCTATTTCGATTATTCCTACCGCGCCTCTTTCGCGCATTTCTCCACCTGGTGGCGCATGGAATGGTGGGTGCTGATCAATACCCTCGGCTACCTGCTCATCAAGCCGCGCAAGGAAGGCGACACCCGGGAGCTCGATGCGCTTAAGCGCGTGAAGTTCCTCAATCTGCTCGCCCATTCGCCCCTCAAGCACGGAAGCCATAAGGTCACGGCCTGGGTGAAGATGGATCACGATGATCGTTCCGTGGTGCTGGAAGGCAAGGCGCCGGAGGACATCATGGCGCGCCTCTCGCGCCTGTCGGCCCGCGGCCTCAAGACCATGGACGTTTCCTACACGCCGCGCCGGGAATTCGATCTCGAGGACATGGGTTTCCTCGTGGAGCTGGCCCAGCGCGTGAATCAGGCCGGCGGCCGGCTCTCGGTGCGCGAGCCCAGCGCCCGCGTGCGCCGCATGTTGCGCGAAATCCACATGGACAAGGTGGTCAACGTCGAGCGCGCCGCCCGCGTGCGCAATTTCATGACCGTGGACGTGGAATGCTGGTTCCACGCCTACAACCTGAAGGAAAAGATCACCCCGGCGATGTGGCATCTGCAGGAAACGCGCATCGTGGACAACATGGAGCGCATCCTGCGCCTGTTCCGCTCCCACGAAGCGAAGGCCACCTTCTTCGTACTGGGCTGGGTGGCCGATCGCTTCCCGGACGTGGTGCGGATGATCGCCTCCGAGGGCCACGAGATCGGGACCCACGGCTACTACCATAACCTCATCACCGACATGACCCCGGCCCGCTACGAGGAGGACCTGCTGAAATCGCTGGAGGCCATCTCCAAGCACGCCAAGGGGCCGATCCTCGGGCACCGCGCCTCCAACTTCACCATCGTGCCCAGCACCTTTTGGGCGCTGGAAATCATGGCCAAGCACGGCATCGAGTACGACTCCAGCATCTTCCCCATCAAACGCGATCGCTACGGCATCCCCGATTACCCGAACCGTATGCCCCACACCTTGCATCTGCACAGCGGGCGTACCCTGTCCGAGTTCCCCATGTCCACCTTGGGGGTCGGGAACAAGTTCCTCCCCATGTCCGGAGGCGGATACCTGCGGCTGTTCCCGCATGCGGTGACCGAAAGCTTCATCGACGGCTGCAACCGCAAGGGCCAGCCGGCCATGGTGTACTTCCATCCCTGGGAACTGGACCAGGATCAACGGCGCGTGAGCGTGGGCCTGGTAAAGACGTTCCAGCATTACGTGAACCTGCATTCCCTGGAATGGAAGCTGAACCGGCTGCTCCAGAAATTCGCGTTCGGATCGATCAGCGAGGTGATGGATACGCGCCGCGTCCGCCTGATGCTGGGCCGGGACCCGGTCTACGTTCCCAGCAACATGGGGCCGGAATGGGGCGAGCAGGAAAGCCTCGAACGCGATAACGCCGCCCGCGCGGCCATCCGCGAACAAGAGCTCCGCGAGGCGCGCGAGGATCGCGAAGCCCGGGACGCCCGCGATAGGCGGGACGCGCAGGGATCGATCCGCATCACGCCGGCTTGA